In one window of Gouania willdenowi chromosome 8, fGouWil2.1, whole genome shotgun sequence DNA:
- the carm1 gene encoding histone-arginine methyltransferase CARM1 isoform X1 gives MAVSVFPGVRLLSIGDANGDIQRHSEQQPLRLEVKTSQDAAFLNLSTGEESSVFKCSVSRETECSRVGKQSFIITLGCNSVLLQFSSPADFQSFYNLLKNCRGHLSEHSVFSDRTEESSAVQYFQFYGYLSQQQNMMQDYVRTGTYQRAILQNHTDFKDKVVLDVGCGSGILSFFAAQAGARKVYAVEASTMAQHAEVLVNSNRVGERVVVIPGKVEEVTLPEQVDIIISEPMGYMLFNERMLESYLHAKKFLKPNGKMFPTIGDVHLAPFTDEQLYMEQFTKANFWYQPSFHGVDLSALRGAAVDEYFRQPIVDTFDIRILMAKSVKYTVNFLEAKEEDLYKIEIPFKFHMMHSGLVHGLAFWFDVAFIGTMATVWLSTAPTEPLTHWYQVRCLLQSPLFTKAGDTLSGTAVLVANKRQSYDISIVAQVDQTGSKSSNLLDLKNPFFRYTGTTPNPPPGSHYSSPSENMWNTGAYNMNQGMAMSGMPAAYDLSTVIGSGPSVSHNNLIPLVNTGIVNHTHSRLGSIMSTGIVQGATTGQSGPSSSGGTYYPVTNQFTMGGAAISMASPMAIPSNTMHYGS, from the exons ATGGCGGTGTCGGTGTTCCCCGGCGTGCGGCTGCTGTCCATCGGGGACGCGAACGGAGACATCCAGAGACACTCGGAGCAGCAGCCGCTGCGGCTCGAGGTGAAGACGTCCCAGGACGCGGCCTTCCTCAACCTCTCTACGG GAGAAGAGTCCAGTGTCTTCAAGTGTTCCGTCTCCAGGGAAACAGAGTGCAGCCGTGTCGGGAAGCAGTCCTTCATCATCACGCTGGGCTGCAACAGCGTCCTGCTCCAGTTCTCCTCACCGGCAG ACTTTCAGTCCTTCTACAACCTGTTGAAGAACTGTCGAGGTCATCTCAGTGAGCACTCAGTGTTCAGCGACAGGACGGAGGAATCCTCTGCTGTACAGTATTTTCAG TTTTATGGCTACCTCTCCCAACAACAGAACATGATGCAGGATTATGTTCGGACAGGGACTTACCAACGGGCCATTCTTCAGAATCACACCGACTTCAAGGACAAG GTTGTGCTGGATGTGGGCTGTGGATCGGGGATCCTCTCATTCTTTGCAGCTCAAGCAGGAGCCAGGAAGGTTTACGCAGTGGAAGCCAGCACTATGGCCCAGCATGCTGAG gtgctGGTGAACAGTAACCGTGTCGGGGAGCGAGTGGTGGTGATCCCTGGGAAGGTGGAGGAGGTGACGCTGCCGGAGCAAGTTGACATCATTATCTCTGAGCCAATGGGCTACATGCTGTTCAACGAGCGCATGTTGGAGAGCTACCTGCACGCCAAGAAGTTCCTCAAGCCCAACG gtAAAATGTTCCCCACCATCGGAGACGTTCATCTGGCTCCTTTTACGGATGAGCAGCTCTACATGGAGCAGTTCACCAAGGCCAACTTCTG gtaccagccgtCCTTCCATGGCGTCGACCTCTCCGCCCTGCGAGGAGCTGCAGTCGATGAGTATTTCCGTCAGCCAATCGTG GACACGTTTGATATCCGTATTTTGATGGCCAAGTCGGTCAAATACACCGTCAATTTCCTGGAGGCCAAAGAGGAGGACCTGTACAA AATCGAGATTCCCTTTAAGTTCCACATGATGCACTCGGGGCTGGTGCACGGCCTGGCCTTCTGGTTTGATGTGGCGTTCATTGGAACGAT gGCAACAGTTTGGCTGTCCACGGCACCGACTGAGCCCCTCACTCACTGGTACCAGGTCCGATGCCTGCTGCAGTCGCCGCTCTTCACCAAGGCTGGAGACACGCTGTCGGGCACGGCTGTGCTGGTGGCCAACAAAAG GCAGAGCTATGACATCAGTATCGTTGCTCAGGTGGATCAGACGGGGTCAAAGTCCAGCAATCTCCTGGATTTGAAGAACCCATTTTTCAG GTACACAGGAACGACCCCCAACCCTCCCCCTGGCTCGCACTACTCGTCCCCCTCTGAGAACATGTGGAACACGGGCGCCTACAACATGAATCAGGGTATGGCTATGTCAG GGATGCCTGCAGCCTACGACCTGAGCACAGTCATCGGCAGCGGTCCATCAGTGTCTCACAACAACCTCATCCCTCTGG TGAACACGGGCATCGTGAACCACACCCACTCCAGGTTGGGCTCCATCATGAGCACAGGAATAGTTCAAG GAGCCACCACAGGCCAGTCTGGTCCCAGCAGCAGCGGCGGCACCTACTATCCAGTCACCAACCAGTTCACTATGGGGGGCGCTGCCATCTCCATGGCCTCCCCCATGGCCATCCCCAGCAACACCATGCATTACGGCAGTTAG
- the carm1 gene encoding histone-arginine methyltransferase CARM1 isoform X2 encodes MAVSVFPGVRLLSIGDANGDIQRHSEQQPLRLEVKTSQDAAFLNLSTGEESSVFKCSVSRETECSRVGKQSFIITLGCNSVLLQFSSPADFQSFYNLLKNCRGHLSEHSVFSDRTEESSAVQYFQFYGYLSQQQNMMQDYVRTGTYQRAILQNHTDFKDKVVLDVGCGSGILSFFAAQAGARKVYAVEASTMAQHAEVLVNSNRVGERVVVIPGKVEEVTLPEQVDIIISEPMGYMLFNERMLESYLHAKKFLKPNGKMFPTIGDVHLAPFTDEQLYMEQFTKANFWYQPSFHGVDLSALRGAAVDEYFRQPIVDTFDIRILMAKSVKYTVNFLEAKEEDLYKIEIPFKFHMMHSGLVHGLAFWFDVAFIGTMATVWLSTAPTEPLTHWYQVRCLLQSPLFTKAGDTLSGTAVLVANKRQSYDISIVAQVDQTGSKSSNLLDLKNPFFRYTGTTPNPPPGSHYSSPSENMWNTGAYNMNQGMPAAYDLSTVIGSGPSVSHNNLIPLVNTGIVNHTHSRLGSIMSTGIVQGATTGQSGPSSSGGTYYPVTNQFTMGGAAISMASPMAIPSNTMHYGS; translated from the exons ATGGCGGTGTCGGTGTTCCCCGGCGTGCGGCTGCTGTCCATCGGGGACGCGAACGGAGACATCCAGAGACACTCGGAGCAGCAGCCGCTGCGGCTCGAGGTGAAGACGTCCCAGGACGCGGCCTTCCTCAACCTCTCTACGG GAGAAGAGTCCAGTGTCTTCAAGTGTTCCGTCTCCAGGGAAACAGAGTGCAGCCGTGTCGGGAAGCAGTCCTTCATCATCACGCTGGGCTGCAACAGCGTCCTGCTCCAGTTCTCCTCACCGGCAG ACTTTCAGTCCTTCTACAACCTGTTGAAGAACTGTCGAGGTCATCTCAGTGAGCACTCAGTGTTCAGCGACAGGACGGAGGAATCCTCTGCTGTACAGTATTTTCAG TTTTATGGCTACCTCTCCCAACAACAGAACATGATGCAGGATTATGTTCGGACAGGGACTTACCAACGGGCCATTCTTCAGAATCACACCGACTTCAAGGACAAG GTTGTGCTGGATGTGGGCTGTGGATCGGGGATCCTCTCATTCTTTGCAGCTCAAGCAGGAGCCAGGAAGGTTTACGCAGTGGAAGCCAGCACTATGGCCCAGCATGCTGAG gtgctGGTGAACAGTAACCGTGTCGGGGAGCGAGTGGTGGTGATCCCTGGGAAGGTGGAGGAGGTGACGCTGCCGGAGCAAGTTGACATCATTATCTCTGAGCCAATGGGCTACATGCTGTTCAACGAGCGCATGTTGGAGAGCTACCTGCACGCCAAGAAGTTCCTCAAGCCCAACG gtAAAATGTTCCCCACCATCGGAGACGTTCATCTGGCTCCTTTTACGGATGAGCAGCTCTACATGGAGCAGTTCACCAAGGCCAACTTCTG gtaccagccgtCCTTCCATGGCGTCGACCTCTCCGCCCTGCGAGGAGCTGCAGTCGATGAGTATTTCCGTCAGCCAATCGTG GACACGTTTGATATCCGTATTTTGATGGCCAAGTCGGTCAAATACACCGTCAATTTCCTGGAGGCCAAAGAGGAGGACCTGTACAA AATCGAGATTCCCTTTAAGTTCCACATGATGCACTCGGGGCTGGTGCACGGCCTGGCCTTCTGGTTTGATGTGGCGTTCATTGGAACGAT gGCAACAGTTTGGCTGTCCACGGCACCGACTGAGCCCCTCACTCACTGGTACCAGGTCCGATGCCTGCTGCAGTCGCCGCTCTTCACCAAGGCTGGAGACACGCTGTCGGGCACGGCTGTGCTGGTGGCCAACAAAAG GCAGAGCTATGACATCAGTATCGTTGCTCAGGTGGATCAGACGGGGTCAAAGTCCAGCAATCTCCTGGATTTGAAGAACCCATTTTTCAG GTACACAGGAACGACCCCCAACCCTCCCCCTGGCTCGCACTACTCGTCCCCCTCTGAGAACATGTGGAACACGGGCGCCTACAACATGAATCAGG GGATGCCTGCAGCCTACGACCTGAGCACAGTCATCGGCAGCGGTCCATCAGTGTCTCACAACAACCTCATCCCTCTGG TGAACACGGGCATCGTGAACCACACCCACTCCAGGTTGGGCTCCATCATGAGCACAGGAATAGTTCAAG GAGCCACCACAGGCCAGTCTGGTCCCAGCAGCAGCGGCGGCACCTACTATCCAGTCACCAACCAGTTCACTATGGGGGGCGCTGCCATCTCCATGGCCTCCCCCATGGCCATCCCCAGCAACACCATGCATTACGGCAGTTAG
- the yipf2 gene encoding protein YIPF2 isoform X2 codes for MSSPNDLTFHEFEEAAELLSADPQASTLSISASNTAAEDVTVDLSDGDEEQENSELLGGQKSSKSFWTFEYYQSFFDVDTMQVLDRVKGSVMPLPGRNFIKHHLKSNPDLYGPFWICVTLVFSVAVSGNLSTFLSQKGDPAYHYRPQFHRVTVAALVIFLYAWLMPVGLWAFLTWRKGAERIVGSYSFLETVCVYGYSLFIYIPTSTTGWVTVVSGSVDYTFRVAALDADRGCHGDLWLSPCAHLLARGPG; via the exons ATGAGCAGTCCTAATGATCTCACCTTCCATG AGTTTGAAGAAGCTGCAGAACTGCTGTCTGCAGACCCTCAGGCCTCCACGCTCAGCATCTCTGCCTCCAACACAGCAGCAGAGGACGTGACTGTGGACTTGTCTGATGGAGACGAGGAGCAGGAGAACTCTGAG CTCCTCGGAGGACAAAAATCCAGTAAAAGCTTCTGGACCTTTGAGTACTATCAGTCTTTCTTTGACGTGGACACGATGCAG GTTCTGGACAGGGTCAAAGGGTCAGTGATGCCTTTACCTGGAAGAAACTTTATCAAACACCACCTGAAGAGTAACCCAGACCTGTACG gTCCGTTCTGGATCTGCGTCACCCTGGTGTTCTCCGTGGCGGTCAGCGGTAATTTGTCCACATTCCTCAGTCAGAAGGGAGATCCCGCCTATCACTACAGACCACAGTTCCACAGAG TGACTGTAGCAGCTCTGGTCATCTTCCTGTACGCCTGGCTGATGCCTGTGGGTCTGTGGGCCTTCCTCACCTGGAGGAAAGGTGCTGAGCGGATCGTGGGATCCTATTCCTTCCTGgagactgtgtgtgtttacgGATACTCGCTCTTCATCTACATCCCGACATCT accacaggatgGGTGACTGTTGTGTCAGGTTCTGTGGATTATACCTTTCGAGTGGCTGCGCTGGATGCTGATcgtggttgccatggtgatcTCTGGCTCAGTCCTTGTGCTCACCTTCTGGCCCGTGGTCCAGGATGA
- the timm29 gene encoding mitochondrial import inner membrane translocase subunit Tim29, translating to MAWFFSLRRALSSASVSSPKSRWESVKSSKAGVWLRSLLTDYREACKEIVVGAVARPIKASVYASLLGGALICAYTKPDQSSFRAALLERSNQLSLLSPWIRSSTSDGHVQNLVKLHNQGRLHHLSLGLLSVVYQSDYDADVSVYEAQCSNLSPLWRELPHRVLDVGFVGCWWILESKMKDYDMNEEEFKHLPVHMQLTSPPTVQEVQRNEQLHKESCLVVNVQEEEEQAVDSVGGAVQKGL from the exons ATGGCGTGGTTCTTCAGCCTGAGGAGGGCACTGAGCTCAGCCTCTGTTTCCAGCCCGAAGAGCCGCTGGGAGTCCGTGAAGAGCAGCAAAGCAG GCGTGTGGCTGCGCAGCCTGCTGACCGACTATAGGGAGGCGTGTAAGGAGATTGTGGTGGGAGCCGTCGCTCGGCCTATCAAAGCCTCTGTGTACGCCTCCCTGTTGGGAGGGGCCCTCATCTGCGCTTACACCAAACCCGACCAGTCGTCCTTCAGGGCCGCCCTGCTGGAGCGCTCCAACCAGCTCAGCCTGCTGTCGCCGTGGATACGCAGCAGCACGTCCGACGGCCACGTTCAGAATCTGGTGAAGCTCCACAACCAAGGCCGCCTGCATCACCTGAGCCTGGGGCTGCTCTCCGTGGTTTATCAGTCAGACTACGACGCAGACGTCTCCGTGTACGAAGCCCAGTGCTCCAACCTGTCTCCTCTCTGGAGGGAGCTCCCTCACAGGGTCCTAGATGTCGGTTTCGTCGGATGCTGGTGGATTCTGGAGTCCAAGATGAAGGACTACGATATGAATGAAGAGGAATTCAAACACTTACCTGTGCACATGCAGCTGACATCGCCACCTACTGTTCAGGAGGTGCAAAGGAACGAACAGCTGCACAAGGAGTCGTGTTTAGTGGTGAACgttcaggaggaagaggaacaAGCCGTGGACAGTGTGGGAGGAGCTGTGCAGAAGGGGCTGTGA
- the carm1 gene encoding histone-arginine methyltransferase CARM1 isoform X3 — translation MAVSVFPGVRLLSIGDANGDIQRHSEQQPLRLEVKTSQDAAFLNLSTGEESSVFKCSVSRETECSRVGKQSFIITLGCNSVLLQFSSPADFQSFYNLLKNCRGHLSEHSVFSDRTEESSAVQYFQFYGYLSQQQNMMQDYVRTGTYQRAILQNHTDFKDKVVLDVGCGSGILSFFAAQAGARKVYAVEASTMAQHAEVLVNSNRVGERVVVIPGKVEEVTLPEQVDIIISEPMGYMLFNERMLESYLHAKKFLKPNGKMFPTIGDVHLAPFTDEQLYMEQFTKANFWYQPSFHGVDLSALRGAAVDEYFRQPIVDTFDIRILMAKSVKYTVNFLEAKEEDLYKIEIPFKFHMMHSGLVHGLAFWFDVAFIGTMATVWLSTAPTEPLTHWYQVRCLLQSPLFTKAGDTLSGTAVLVANKRQSYDISIVAQVDQTGSKSSNLLDLKNPFFRYTGTTPNPPPGSHYSSPSENMWNTGAYNMNQGMAMSGMPAAYDLSTVIGSGPSVSHNNLIPLGATTGQSGPSSSGGTYYPVTNQFTMGGAAISMASPMAIPSNTMHYGS, via the exons ATGGCGGTGTCGGTGTTCCCCGGCGTGCGGCTGCTGTCCATCGGGGACGCGAACGGAGACATCCAGAGACACTCGGAGCAGCAGCCGCTGCGGCTCGAGGTGAAGACGTCCCAGGACGCGGCCTTCCTCAACCTCTCTACGG GAGAAGAGTCCAGTGTCTTCAAGTGTTCCGTCTCCAGGGAAACAGAGTGCAGCCGTGTCGGGAAGCAGTCCTTCATCATCACGCTGGGCTGCAACAGCGTCCTGCTCCAGTTCTCCTCACCGGCAG ACTTTCAGTCCTTCTACAACCTGTTGAAGAACTGTCGAGGTCATCTCAGTGAGCACTCAGTGTTCAGCGACAGGACGGAGGAATCCTCTGCTGTACAGTATTTTCAG TTTTATGGCTACCTCTCCCAACAACAGAACATGATGCAGGATTATGTTCGGACAGGGACTTACCAACGGGCCATTCTTCAGAATCACACCGACTTCAAGGACAAG GTTGTGCTGGATGTGGGCTGTGGATCGGGGATCCTCTCATTCTTTGCAGCTCAAGCAGGAGCCAGGAAGGTTTACGCAGTGGAAGCCAGCACTATGGCCCAGCATGCTGAG gtgctGGTGAACAGTAACCGTGTCGGGGAGCGAGTGGTGGTGATCCCTGGGAAGGTGGAGGAGGTGACGCTGCCGGAGCAAGTTGACATCATTATCTCTGAGCCAATGGGCTACATGCTGTTCAACGAGCGCATGTTGGAGAGCTACCTGCACGCCAAGAAGTTCCTCAAGCCCAACG gtAAAATGTTCCCCACCATCGGAGACGTTCATCTGGCTCCTTTTACGGATGAGCAGCTCTACATGGAGCAGTTCACCAAGGCCAACTTCTG gtaccagccgtCCTTCCATGGCGTCGACCTCTCCGCCCTGCGAGGAGCTGCAGTCGATGAGTATTTCCGTCAGCCAATCGTG GACACGTTTGATATCCGTATTTTGATGGCCAAGTCGGTCAAATACACCGTCAATTTCCTGGAGGCCAAAGAGGAGGACCTGTACAA AATCGAGATTCCCTTTAAGTTCCACATGATGCACTCGGGGCTGGTGCACGGCCTGGCCTTCTGGTTTGATGTGGCGTTCATTGGAACGAT gGCAACAGTTTGGCTGTCCACGGCACCGACTGAGCCCCTCACTCACTGGTACCAGGTCCGATGCCTGCTGCAGTCGCCGCTCTTCACCAAGGCTGGAGACACGCTGTCGGGCACGGCTGTGCTGGTGGCCAACAAAAG GCAGAGCTATGACATCAGTATCGTTGCTCAGGTGGATCAGACGGGGTCAAAGTCCAGCAATCTCCTGGATTTGAAGAACCCATTTTTCAG GTACACAGGAACGACCCCCAACCCTCCCCCTGGCTCGCACTACTCGTCCCCCTCTGAGAACATGTGGAACACGGGCGCCTACAACATGAATCAGGGTATGGCTATGTCAG GGATGCCTGCAGCCTACGACCTGAGCACAGTCATCGGCAGCGGTCCATCAGTGTCTCACAACAACCTCATCCCTCTGG GAGCCACCACAGGCCAGTCTGGTCCCAGCAGCAGCGGCGGCACCTACTATCCAGTCACCAACCAGTTCACTATGGGGGGCGCTGCCATCTCCATGGCCTCCCCCATGGCCATCCCCAGCAACACCATGCATTACGGCAGTTAG
- the yipf2 gene encoding protein YIPF2 isoform X1 codes for MSSPNDLTFHEFEEAAELLSADPQASTLSISASNTAAEDVTVDLSDGDEEQENSELLGGQKSSKSFWTFEYYQSFFDVDTMQVLDRVKGSVMPLPGRNFIKHHLKSNPDLYGPFWICVTLVFSVAVSGNLSTFLSQKGDPAYHYRPQFHRVTVAALVIFLYAWLMPVGLWAFLTWRKGAERIVGSYSFLETVCVYGYSLFIYIPTSVLWIIPFEWLRWMLIVVAMVISGSVLVLTFWPVVQDDTKLMAVATVVTIVLLHTLLAVGCKLYFFQTAVSVPAAGPTTPAPHLTSTTPALFLSVSTG; via the exons ATGAGCAGTCCTAATGATCTCACCTTCCATG AGTTTGAAGAAGCTGCAGAACTGCTGTCTGCAGACCCTCAGGCCTCCACGCTCAGCATCTCTGCCTCCAACACAGCAGCAGAGGACGTGACTGTGGACTTGTCTGATGGAGACGAGGAGCAGGAGAACTCTGAG CTCCTCGGAGGACAAAAATCCAGTAAAAGCTTCTGGACCTTTGAGTACTATCAGTCTTTCTTTGACGTGGACACGATGCAG GTTCTGGACAGGGTCAAAGGGTCAGTGATGCCTTTACCTGGAAGAAACTTTATCAAACACCACCTGAAGAGTAACCCAGACCTGTACG gTCCGTTCTGGATCTGCGTCACCCTGGTGTTCTCCGTGGCGGTCAGCGGTAATTTGTCCACATTCCTCAGTCAGAAGGGAGATCCCGCCTATCACTACAGACCACAGTTCCACAGAG TGACTGTAGCAGCTCTGGTCATCTTCCTGTACGCCTGGCTGATGCCTGTGGGTCTGTGGGCCTTCCTCACCTGGAGGAAAGGTGCTGAGCGGATCGTGGGATCCTATTCCTTCCTGgagactgtgtgtgtttacgGATACTCGCTCTTCATCTACATCCCGACATCT GTTCTGTGGATTATACCTTTCGAGTGGCTGCGCTGGATGCTGATcgtggttgccatggtgatcTCTGGCTCAGTCCTTGTGCTCACCTTCTGGCCCGTGGTCCAGGATGACACCAAGTTGATGGCGGTGGCCACAGTAGTAACTATTGTGCTGCTCCACACGCTGCTGGCCGTCGGCTGTAAG CTTTATTTCTTTCAGACAGCCGTCTCTGTGCCAGCAGCAGGTCCCACCACCCCCGCCCCTCACCTCACCTCCACCACCCCAGCCCTGTTTCTCAGTGTGTCCACCGGATGA
- the clpp gene encoding ATP-dependent Clp protease proteolytic subunit, mitochondrial, whose protein sequence is MLLSRALQVGRISLKHSRCLHNSPAWRSPLIPIVVEQTGRGERAYDIYSRLLRERIICVMGAIDDSVASLVIAQLLFLQSESNNKPIHMYINSPGGVVTSGLAIYDTMQYILNPISTWCVGQAASMGSLLLAAGTNGMRHSLPNARIMVHQPSGGARGQATDIAIQAEEILKLKRQINIIYAKHTGQPLETIENIMERDRYMSPMEAQDFGLIDRVLVHPPQAGQDEPELVQKEPAPAAASPPPQPESAHQDCTGSSSPSSFKPEP, encoded by the exons ATGCTGCTATCG aGAGCCTTACAGGTTGGGAGGATATCCCTCAAACACAGCCGCTGCCTTCACAACAGCCCAGCATGGAGAAGTCCTTTAATACCGATCGTTGTGGAGCagaca GGCAGAGGAGAGAGGGCGTACGATATCTACTCTCGGCTGCTGAGGGAGAGGATCATCTGTGTGATGGGAGCG ATTGACGACTCTGTAGCCAGCCTGGTCATCGCCCAGCTGCTCTTCCTGCAGTCAGAGAGCAACAACAAGCCCATCCACATGTACATCAATAGCCCCG GTGGCGTAGTGACATCAGGCCTGGCCATCTATGACACTATGCAGTACATCCTGAACCCCATCTCCACCTGGTGTGTGGGTCAGGCTGCCAGCATGGGCAGTCTGCTGCTGGCAGCGGGAACCAACGGCATGAGACACTCTCTTCCCAACGCTCGCATCATGGTGCATCAGCCGTCAGGAGGAGCCAGG gGGCAGGCCACAGACATCGCCATCCAGGCAGAAGAGATCCTCAAGCTTAAGAGACAGATAAACATCATCTATGCTAAGCACACGGGGCAGCCTCTGGAGACCATCG AGAACATCATGGAGCGGGATCGATACATGAGCCCAATGGAGGCCCAAGACTTCGGCCTCATCGACCGCGTCCTGGTCCACCCGCCTCAGGCCGGTCAGGACGAGCCAGAGCTGGTTCAGAAAGAGCCGGCTCCTGCAGCCGCCAGCCCCCCGCCACAGCCTGAGTCGGCCCATCAGGACTGCACGGGGAGCAGCTCCCCGTCCTCCTTCAAACCTGAACCCTGA
- the carm1 gene encoding histone-arginine methyltransferase CARM1 isoform X4: protein MAVSVFPGVRLLSIGDANGDIQRHSEQQPLRLEVKTSQDAAFLNLSTGEESSVFKCSVSRETECSRVGKQSFIITLGCNSVLLQFSSPADFQSFYNLLKNCRGHLSEHSVFSDRTEESSAVQYFQFYGYLSQQQNMMQDYVRTGTYQRAILQNHTDFKDKVVLDVGCGSGILSFFAAQAGARKVYAVEASTMAQHAEVLVNSNRVGERVVVIPGKVEEVTLPEQVDIIISEPMGYMLFNERMLESYLHAKKFLKPNGKMFPTIGDVHLAPFTDEQLYMEQFTKANFWYQPSFHGVDLSALRGAAVDEYFRQPIVDTFDIRILMAKSVKYTVNFLEAKEEDLYKIEIPFKFHMMHSGLVHGLAFWFDVAFIGTMATVWLSTAPTEPLTHWYQVRCLLQSPLFTKAGDTLSGTAVLVANKRQSYDISIVAQVDQTGSKSSNLLDLKNPFFRYTGTTPNPPPGSHYSSPSENMWNTGAYNMNQGMPAAYDLSTVIGSGPSVSHNNLIPLGATTGQSGPSSSGGTYYPVTNQFTMGGAAISMASPMAIPSNTMHYGS from the exons ATGGCGGTGTCGGTGTTCCCCGGCGTGCGGCTGCTGTCCATCGGGGACGCGAACGGAGACATCCAGAGACACTCGGAGCAGCAGCCGCTGCGGCTCGAGGTGAAGACGTCCCAGGACGCGGCCTTCCTCAACCTCTCTACGG GAGAAGAGTCCAGTGTCTTCAAGTGTTCCGTCTCCAGGGAAACAGAGTGCAGCCGTGTCGGGAAGCAGTCCTTCATCATCACGCTGGGCTGCAACAGCGTCCTGCTCCAGTTCTCCTCACCGGCAG ACTTTCAGTCCTTCTACAACCTGTTGAAGAACTGTCGAGGTCATCTCAGTGAGCACTCAGTGTTCAGCGACAGGACGGAGGAATCCTCTGCTGTACAGTATTTTCAG TTTTATGGCTACCTCTCCCAACAACAGAACATGATGCAGGATTATGTTCGGACAGGGACTTACCAACGGGCCATTCTTCAGAATCACACCGACTTCAAGGACAAG GTTGTGCTGGATGTGGGCTGTGGATCGGGGATCCTCTCATTCTTTGCAGCTCAAGCAGGAGCCAGGAAGGTTTACGCAGTGGAAGCCAGCACTATGGCCCAGCATGCTGAG gtgctGGTGAACAGTAACCGTGTCGGGGAGCGAGTGGTGGTGATCCCTGGGAAGGTGGAGGAGGTGACGCTGCCGGAGCAAGTTGACATCATTATCTCTGAGCCAATGGGCTACATGCTGTTCAACGAGCGCATGTTGGAGAGCTACCTGCACGCCAAGAAGTTCCTCAAGCCCAACG gtAAAATGTTCCCCACCATCGGAGACGTTCATCTGGCTCCTTTTACGGATGAGCAGCTCTACATGGAGCAGTTCACCAAGGCCAACTTCTG gtaccagccgtCCTTCCATGGCGTCGACCTCTCCGCCCTGCGAGGAGCTGCAGTCGATGAGTATTTCCGTCAGCCAATCGTG GACACGTTTGATATCCGTATTTTGATGGCCAAGTCGGTCAAATACACCGTCAATTTCCTGGAGGCCAAAGAGGAGGACCTGTACAA AATCGAGATTCCCTTTAAGTTCCACATGATGCACTCGGGGCTGGTGCACGGCCTGGCCTTCTGGTTTGATGTGGCGTTCATTGGAACGAT gGCAACAGTTTGGCTGTCCACGGCACCGACTGAGCCCCTCACTCACTGGTACCAGGTCCGATGCCTGCTGCAGTCGCCGCTCTTCACCAAGGCTGGAGACACGCTGTCGGGCACGGCTGTGCTGGTGGCCAACAAAAG GCAGAGCTATGACATCAGTATCGTTGCTCAGGTGGATCAGACGGGGTCAAAGTCCAGCAATCTCCTGGATTTGAAGAACCCATTTTTCAG GTACACAGGAACGACCCCCAACCCTCCCCCTGGCTCGCACTACTCGTCCCCCTCTGAGAACATGTGGAACACGGGCGCCTACAACATGAATCAGG GGATGCCTGCAGCCTACGACCTGAGCACAGTCATCGGCAGCGGTCCATCAGTGTCTCACAACAACCTCATCCCTCTGG GAGCCACCACAGGCCAGTCTGGTCCCAGCAGCAGCGGCGGCACCTACTATCCAGTCACCAACCAGTTCACTATGGGGGGCGCTGCCATCTCCATGGCCTCCCCCATGGCCATCCCCAGCAACACCATGCATTACGGCAGTTAG